Genomic window (Penaeus vannamei isolate JL-2024 chromosome 22, ASM4276789v1, whole genome shotgun sequence):
GAATAATTCTTAACAGAAagcttataaataaaaataaaaaaaattaaaaacttgGCAGTTCAATGGGCCATTCCATGAAAAAGCACATTAAAAGGCAAGTTAATTAACAGGAAGATGGGGTAAGCAAGAAGGCATGCAGAAAAAATCTGATACAAAACTCGAAGATAAATGACAAGAGTTAATTGAAAGATTTTGAAATGGCCCAAAAATAATTGGAGTCAAACAAAGCTATAAGGACCGCGGCTCGCACATTTCCATCGTTAAACAAGCCTCTTCCGCATCCACCTGTGGCTGAATACACTCGAGCCCTCAGAGTGCACACTCAAGTAAACAGACTTTAAAATCACAAAATTTAAATCAAACTAAAACTTGAGGTTGAGAGCAAATGTTACTAGAACCTAAGTATTACTGCGAGCATGCACCCCACATGCCCCCAGCAACCACTGCTCCCCGCGGTGATACCTACGTTCCACATGTGGCAGTGCGGGAGAGGCAGCGGCAAGTGGGGGCCGGGGTGGACCCTAAAGTACGTTTCAGTCCCAGGGCTGAGGGCCCTGTGTTAGGGGGCTGGGCCACGCAAGGCCCAGTTAACCACAGGTCTGGGGCTTGCGGCTTGCCACGATGCTACGGTAGCGAATCAATTGGCAGGTCCAGGGTGGGCAGGCTAGGCAAGACCAGCGCGGACTGCTGCACACCAGAGTGGGTCGTTCTGGACCGACACAGGCTGCAGGCGGCCGCTATCGCTGGTCATCGTTGACCTCTGCCACAACTGATGGCCAGGGCAACGTGACCACCTTTCCGGCACCAGTGGACACTTGTCGCCAATGCGTATTCGTGCTCGTGATGCACGACGAGTCTCAGAGGCACCGGAGCCTAATGCAACGAAACATCCTCCGTGCATTATCTCGCTTTGAGTGCCTCTGCAAAAAGAGAAGACCAGACTGAATTAACAGTGGCTCCATGCGAGGGAACTGCTTCCTTAATCTCTGGAGACACCCACAAAAATATTCAAAAAGCAGTTTTTAGTTATATCAAATGTTATTAAATACATATCTGGTGTTGCAAATAAACCCACCAATTTAAAATTGAATCATATCACATGAAACTTACATTAAGCCTAAGTTTATAGTCAAAGCTATATAATTCCACATTATAGTATTCTCTCTTCCAAACCAGGCACAAACCAAGTACCAAActtacttctctccttttcagTAGATAACAGTTACAAAAAGGTGTAGCTCAAACATTCTGACTTTTGTGCAAGCCAATTATTTATCTACTACAAGGCCCTTGTAATTTTGTATACAAGAGTTCACGTCTGCTTTGGTAGAGCAAATACTTCAATATGGTCTATCGCAAATTAGGAACTAAATGGAATCCACTTCATTGTCGATTACCGTTTCATTAAAATTACTATATTGAGTGTCAATGTGTTCAATGATAGGTGTCACAATTAGTCTGGGCAATGATGCACGTTTACACCTGCATCATGACCAGACCATCACTCCAGAGCCTCAAGAAGCTACAAATAACCACAGGTGTGGAGCCCGTCTTACTACATCATACAGGTGGAAACTGCAGCCACTGTCTAAACTAATGTTATCACCAGAAACCATTGACATCAAGCCTCAGGCTTTTCCCACTATATGAAACCACCAAATGTACAGTCTGGACTTTATCTtggtccctttcccttttttttttttttttttttttttaatgaatgatcAATGACCTCCCTTGACCCTCATCAGCTATGGATTTCCTCAACAAGGGGCTTCACTTACCTAACCCTCGAGCAGCAACGTCTGTGGCAACCAAAATTGGTGCCCGCCCTGAACGGAATTCTGGAAAGTTGGGAGAGCAAAACTTAATATACTAGAACTACGTGTGAACCTTTGtttatattcatgaaaaaaaactCACTAAAATATTGAGAGATCCAGGGCTAGGTCTTCAACAGAAATTATTTAAATCCTCACTTACAGAAATTAATTCTCATATAATCCTTCCACTCAAAATAATTAACTTACCACTTAAAACCCAGTCTCTTTCTTGTTGAGATTTGTCTCCATGGATACACATAGCTGGCCACCTGAATAGAAATCACATATAAAAAAACAGGCAGAGACCAAAACAGAGATATTTTCCAGttaattgttataattacaaGTGTGTTAGTACTACAATATACAAGCTACAGTTTGCAGACCCAAGGGACACAACTTGCTACAAGTGAAATATTAAAACATCCGAGTAGTGCATTTAGACGAGGGGGATCTGAATTTGATTTACACAGCATCTACTACTCCTTTTATGTACATGAACACCTAGTCAAAAAGTCTCTCTGGATCTTGTGGGCTGTTACACGGCCCGAGGCATCTAGTATGGTGCATACTAACATCATGCAGGATGCCTCTCATCTTACCCAGTACTCCTCAACCCACGAGTAACATCCTCCACCTTCCGCTTCGTTTCGATAAAGATTATTGTCTTGTAAGCCCTCTCTTGCGCCATCTCATTGAGCAACTGGCGCAGCCTACAGAAAACAGGGAAAGGGGGATGTAGAGGAAAAATGTAACAAGCAGGATTTGCAAACTTTGCTTTCCCTTGGGTGCCTTGAACCTTAGGCTGTTTGGTTTCCGCAGTTTGCAGAAGCTTCCCAGGCTGCTGATAGCGATGGCTCTTGCTTTACAAGGACAGGAATTCCCAAATACACTCCCAAATTGACACTAAAGACGGACAAACAAGTCAAAGGAGTCCAAGAAGCAAAGTATGCAAGGTGTCCCAAAGGCCTGAGGTAGCTTCAGGTAGAAGAATGTCACCTAGATCCTTAGGATCTATCATACAAGTGCATTTTCCTTTACCCTTCGCGTCTCATTCGCCTGGTCAAATCGtccacttttctttttgtttctgcaAACACGATGATCTTGCTTTCCTTTTCTGCCATGATCTCTTCAAGTAGCTGCCGGAGTCTATGGGACAAGgcacacaaataaaatcaaacgGCTGTTAAGTTTAACAATAGCAAGCTTGAAGGGGATAAAGAAAAATTTTGAAGGATATTGAAGGACGAACTGGGATCTTTTGCTTACAACAAAAACTTAATGAGAAGTTAAATCTTTTAAAGTGACATTTACTAAAGTACATTGAAAATTCAAAAGAAAATCTAGAGACAAGAACAGTCAGAAAAAGTTCAGAGTACAAGAGAAGAgtgagcagagagaaaggaaagaatgatgagaagaagagaaaacttaCTTTGtatctttttccatctcttgACAAACATCTACAATCTGGAGGATGTTGTGGTTGGCTGCGAGGGATAGGGAGCCTACATTAAGCTGAATGTACTCTTTTAGGAAGTCTTCGGCAAGATTCCTCACCTCTTTGGGCCAAGTTGCAGACCACATAAGAGTTTGTCGGTCAGGCTGTGGAGAAAATCAAGAATTAgaaagtcaaacacacacacaaaaagacaattctgatgtcttcccctcccccaagagtAATATTGACGGAATGCTTTCAATGCATAATTACAAAGCAATTTGTAACGTGAAATGAAATAATGCATCAAATAGCTTAATGCAATAATTCAATACAGTATAAACCATGAATCTATTGTAACTACTTTATTAACATCTCTGAAAAACAATCTTACCCGGATCTGCTCTACAATTTTTCTGATTTGCGGTTCAAAGCCCATGTCCAACATGCGGTCTGCCTCATCAAGTACTAAATATGTACAACGGCGAAGGTTTGTTTTTCCTGCTTCTAAGAAATCAATGAGACGTCCTGGTGTGGCAATACAGATCTGAAAAAATTTAAAGAATAGTTTTTAATGTAGAAAACTTATTATAACAATTCAAGTTGCTTGGGCTGTCACATACCTATAAACTGTATAATCCTTTATCAAGAACTTCAACATACCTCAACCCCTCGTTCCAAGTCTCGAATCTGTGGTCCTTTAGGTGCGCCACCAAACACACATGTGGAGCGGATCTTTGAAGATGAACCGAAGTCTTGTGCAACTGTAAGGATCTGTTGGGCAAGTTCTCTTGTGGGAGCCAAAATGAGTGCAATAGGGCCGTCTCCCCTTTCCAAATATGGCTGGTGATTGATGTGAACAATGGCTGGTAAAATGTAACCCAGGGTCTTTCCTGAGCCGGTCTGAAAAAGGAAGATTTCTTATCCACATGTCCGATTCAAAAGATTAAACAAATACATGACTATATAACAAAGACCTAATTTCAGTTTTTAAATTATCAAGCTGATGTAAACCTTTATTTCTATGATTCCTAACTCACCTGTGCAATACCAACAAAGTCCCTTCCTTGTAATGAAATAGGCCAGCCTTGTGCCTGAATAGGTGTAGGTGCTTCATAGCCCTGTCGACGGATTTCAGCCATTACATAGTCTGGGAAATTGTAGTCAGTGAAGTATTGAATGGGGTTGGGAATGTTCTTTCCTCTAAGTgtgatttccttttcatttctggggaataaaaaaatatattaataaagagCTATTGGTCTATTTCCGTAACTTTTATATGCCTCAAAACAGATGTGCATTGTTTTCAAACTAACTCATCAGTTACCTGTATTGTTCCACTTCATAGGGCTGTCGGTTGACAACAACAGGTGTGGGCTGGTAAAAGTTCTTCTCGAAGGGGGCAAGTCTGGACAGGTCCCACTTTGGCTTCCGCAGGCGTTCTCCTGGCTGCCTTCCCTTCAGCGACGGCCTCCCAcctccaccgctgccaccataccCTCCACCTCGGCCCCAGTCATCCCTATCGCGTCGACCACGGtcgcgagagcgagaacgagaacgggaGCGAGACCTAGAAGGGGACCTTGGGATTAACTATTTATAGAATTCCCTGAAATTGAAAAGCATGAATTATGTTGAATGGCCTTCttccactgctgctgctgctgcttctgttgcAGGAAGGAGGCTCAGCTGAAGTGCTGCAATGTCTTGCCTTGAATGCTTGATATTTTCCCACTCTTCTCTTCCATGCTGCTATCATTTCTTTTCATGGTCAACGCAGTGAAGGTGTGCCAGAAGTCTTTGGCAAAA
Coding sequences:
- the Rm62 gene encoding probable ATP-dependent RNA helicase DDX17 isoform X15 is translated as MSYRSSRRDDWGRGGGYGGSGGGGRPSLKGRQPGERLRKPKWDLSRLAPFEKNFYQPTPVVVNRQPYEVEQYRNEKEITLRGKNIPNPIQYFTDYNFPDYVMAEIRRQGYEAPTPIQAQGWPISLQGRDFVGIAQTGSGKTLGYILPAIVHINHQPYLERGDGPIALILAPTRELAQQILTVAQDFGSSSKIRSTCVFGGAPKGPQIRDLERGVEICIATPGRLIDFLEAGKTNLRRCTYLVLDEADRMLDMGFEPQIRKIVEQIRPDRQTLMWSATWPKEVRNLAEDFLKEYIQLNVGSLSLAANHNILQIVDVCQEMEKDTKLRQLLEEIMAEKESKIIVFAETKRKVDDLTRRMRREGWPAMCIHGDKSQQERDWVLSEFRSGRAPILVATDVAARGLDVDDVKFVINYDYPSCSEDYVHRIGRTGRSDKTGTAYTFFTADNCKQAKDLIEVLKEANQVVNPRLYEIMEMGRGGGGKGRNRWRGRDDDRRGGFGRDRDRSRPSGGRNGYTNGNGYAY
- the Rm62 gene encoding probable ATP-dependent RNA helicase DDX17 isoform X11, which codes for MSYRSSRRSPSRSRSRSRSRSRDRGRRDRDDWGRGGGYGGSGGGGRPSLKGRQPGERLRKPKWDLSRLAPFEKNFYQPTPVVVNRQPYEVEQYRNEKEITLRGKNIPNPIQYFTDYNFPDYVMAEIRRQGYEAPTPIQAQGWPISLQGRDFVGIAQTGSGKTLGYILPAIVHINHQPYLERGDGPIALILAPTRELAQQILTVAQDFGSSSKIRSTCVFGGAPKGPQIRDLERGVEICIATPGRLIDFLEAGKTNLRRCTYLVLDEADRMLDMGFEPQIRKIVEQIRPDRQTLMWSATWPKEVRNLAEDFLKEYIQLNVGSLSLAANHNILQIVDVCQEMEKDTKLRQLLEEIMAEKESKIIVFAETKRKVDDLTRRMRREGWPAMCIHGDKSQQERDWVLSEFRSGRAPILVATDVAARGLDVDDVKFVINYDYPSCSEDYVHRIGRTGRSDKTGTAYTFFTADNCKQAKDLIEVLKEANQVVNPRLYEIMEMGRGGGGRNRWRGRDDDRRGGFGRDRDRSRPSGGRNGYTNGNGYAY
- the Rm62 gene encoding probable ATP-dependent RNA helicase DDX17 isoform X6, producing MSYRSSRRDDWGRGGGYGGSGGGGRPSLKGRQPGERLRKPKWDLSRLAPFEKNFYQPTPVVVNRQPYEVEQYRNEKEITLRGKNIPNPIQYFTDYNFPDYVMAEIRRQGYEAPTPIQAQGWPISLQGRDFVGIAQTGSGKTLGYILPAIVHINHQPYLERGDGPIALILAPTRELAQQILTVAQDFGSSSKIRSTCVFGGAPKGPQIRDLERGVEICIATPGRLIDFLEAGKTNLRRCTYLVLDEADRMLDMGFEPQIRKIVEQIRPDRQTLMWSATWPKEVRNLAEDFLKEYIQLNVGSLSLAANHNILQIVDVCQEMEKDTKLRQLLEEIMAEKESKIIVFAETKRKVDDLTRRMRREGLRQLLNEMAQERAYKTIIFIETKRKVEDVTRGLRSTGWPAMCIHGDKSQQERDWVLSEFRSGRAPILVATDVAARGLDVDDVKFVINYDYPSCSEDYVHRIGRTGRSDKTGTAYTFFTADNCKQAKDLIEVLKEANQVVNPRLYEIMEMGRGGGGKGRNRWRGRDDDRRGGFGRDRDRSRPSGGRNGYTNGNGYAY
- the Rm62 gene encoding probable ATP-dependent RNA helicase DDX17 isoform X8 gives rise to the protein MSYRSSRRSPSRSRSRSRSRSRDRGRRDRDDWGRGGGYGGSGGGGRPSLKGRQPGERLRKPKWDLSRLAPFEKNFYQPTPVVVNRQPYEVEQYRNEKEITLRGKNIPNPIQYFTDYNFPDYVMAEIRRQGYEAPTPIQAQGWPISLQGRDFVGIAQTGSGKTLGYILPAIVHINHQPYLERGDGPIALILAPTRELAQQILTVAQDFGSSSKIRSTCVFGGAPKGPQIRDLERGVEICIATPGRLIDFLEAGKTNLRRCTYLVLDEADRMLDMGFEPQIRKIVEQIRPDRQTLMWSATWPKEVRNLAEDFLKEYIQLNVGSLSLAANHNILQIVDVCQEMEKDTKLRQLLNEMAQERAYKTIIFIETKRKVEDVTRGLRSTGWPAMCIHGDKSQQERDWVLSEFRSGRAPILVATDVAARGLDVDDVKFVINYDYPSCSEDYVHRIGRTGRSDKTGTAYTFFTADNCKQAKDLIEVLKEANQVVNPRLYEIMEMGRGGGGKGRNRWRGRDDDRRGGFGRDRDRSRPSGGRNGYTNGNGYAY
- the Rm62 gene encoding probable ATP-dependent RNA helicase DDX17 isoform X7; amino-acid sequence: MSYRSSRRDDWGRGGGYGGSGGGGRPSLKGRQPGERLRKPKWDLSRLAPFEKNFYQPTPVVVNRQPYEVEQYRNEKEITLRGKNIPNPIQYFTDYNFPDYVMAEIRRQGYEAPTPIQAQGWPISLQGRDFVGIAQTGSGKTLGYILPAIVHINHQPYLERGDGPIALILAPTRELAQQILTVAQDFGSSSKIRSTCVFGGAPKGPQIRDLERGVEICIATPGRLIDFLEAGKTNLRRCTYLVLDEADRMLDMGFEPQIRKIVEQIRPDRQTLMWSATWPKEVRNLAEDFLKEYIQLNVGSLSLAANHNILQIVDVCQEMEKDTKLRQLLEEIMAEKESKIIVFAETKRKVDDLTRRMRREGLRQLLNEMAQERAYKTIIFIETKRKVEDVTRGLRSTGWPAMCIHGDKSQQERDWVLSEFRSGRAPILVATDVAARGLDVDDVKFVINYDYPSCSEDYVHRIGRTGRSDKTGTAYTFFTADNCKQAKDLIEVLKEANQVVNPRLYEIMEMGRGGGGRNRWRGRDDDRRGGFGRDRDRSRPSGGRNGYTNGNGYAY
- the Rm62 gene encoding probable ATP-dependent RNA helicase DDX17 isoform X2, which gives rise to MSYRSSRRSRSRSRSRSRDRGRRDRDDWGRGGGYGGSGGGGRPSLKGRQPGERLRKPKWDLSRLAPFEKNFYQPTPVVVNRQPYEVEQYRNEKEITLRGKNIPNPIQYFTDYNFPDYVMAEIRRQGYEAPTPIQAQGWPISLQGRDFVGIAQTGSGKTLGYILPAIVHINHQPYLERGDGPIALILAPTRELAQQILTVAQDFGSSSKIRSTCVFGGAPKGPQIRDLERGVEICIATPGRLIDFLEAGKTNLRRCTYLVLDEADRMLDMGFEPQIRKIVEQIRPDRQTLMWSATWPKEVRNLAEDFLKEYIQLNVGSLSLAANHNILQIVDVCQEMEKDTKLRQLLEEIMAEKESKIIVFAETKRKVDDLTRRMRREGWPAMCIHGDKSQQERDWVLSEFRSGRAPILVATDVAARGLDVDDVKFVINYDYPSCSEDYVHRIGRTGRSDKTGTAYTFFTADNCKQAKDLIEVLKEANQVVNPRLYEIMEMGRGGGGKGRNRWRGRDDDRRGGFGRDRDRSRPSGGRNGYTNGNGYGTSPQVLGGFNKFGGGGSNNAMVNGAVAGQARYNGPPPLMGSGAVKASSQAGTPSQLNGTQRPPGQSMGANMAMGMFNQAASMAGGVGGLGMMGAVPGALSWPRQ
- the Rm62 gene encoding probable ATP-dependent RNA helicase DDX17 isoform X9; this translates as MSYRSSRRSPSRSRSRSRSRSRDRGRRDRDDWGRGGGYGGSGGGGRPSLKGRQPGERLRKPKWDLSRLAPFEKNFYQPTPVVVNRQPYEVEQYRNEKEITLRGKNIPNPIQYFTDYNFPDYVMAEIRRQGYEAPTPIQAQGWPISLQGRDFVGIAQTGSGKTLGYILPAIVHINHQPYLERGDGPIALILAPTRELAQQILTVAQDFGSSSKIRSTCVFGGAPKGPQIRDLERGVEICIATPGRLIDFLEAGKTNLRRCTYLVLDEADRMLDMGFEPQIRKIVEQIRPDRQTLMWSATWPKEVRNLAEDFLKEYIQLNVGSLSLAANHNILQIVDVCQEMEKDTKLRQLLEEIMAEKESKIIVFAETKRKVDDLTRRMRREGWPAMCIHGDKSQQERDWVLSEFRSGRAPILVATDVAARGLDVDDVKFVINYDYPSCSEDYVHRIGRTGRSDKTGTAYTFFTADNCKQAKDLIEVLKEANQVVNPRLYEIMEMGRGGGGKGRNRWRGRDDDRRGGFGRDRDRSRPSGGRNGYTNGNGYAY
- the Rm62 gene encoding probable ATP-dependent RNA helicase DDX17 isoform X18 encodes the protein MSYRSSRRSPSRSRSRSRSRSRDRGRRDRDDWGRGGGYGGSGGGGRPSLKGRQPGERLRKPKWDLSRLAPFEKNFYQPTPVVVNRQPYEVEQYRNEKEITLRGKNIPNPIQYFTDYNFPDYVMAEIRRQGYEAPTPIQAQGWPISLQGRDFVGIAQTGSGKTLGYILPAIVHINHQPYLERGDGPIALILAPTRELAQQILTVAQDFGSSSKIRSTCVFGGAPKGPQIRDLERGVEICIATPGRLIDFLEAGKTNLRRCTYLVLDEADRMLDMGFEPQIRKIVEQIRPDRQTLMWSATWPKEVRNLAEDFLKEYIQLNVGSLSLAANHNILQIVDVCQEMEKDTKWPAMCIHGDKSQQERDWVLSEFRSGRAPILVATDVAARGLDVDDVKFVINYDYPSCSEDYVHRIGRTGRSDKTGTAYTFFTADNCKQAKDLIEVLKEANQVVNPRLYEIMEMGRGGGGKGRNRWRGRDDDRRGGFGRDRDRSRPSGGRNGYTNGNGYAY
- the Rm62 gene encoding probable ATP-dependent RNA helicase DDX17 isoform X5, whose product is MSYRSSRRSRSRSRSRSRDRGRRDRDDWGRGGGYGGSGGGGRPSLKGRQPGERLRKPKWDLSRLAPFEKNFYQPTPVVVNRQPYEVEQYRNEKEITLRGKNIPNPIQYFTDYNFPDYVMAEIRRQGYEAPTPIQAQGWPISLQGRDFVGIAQTGSGKTLGYILPAIVHINHQPYLERGDGPIALILAPTRELAQQILTVAQDFGSSSKIRSTCVFGGAPKGPQIRDLERGVEICIATPGRLIDFLEAGKTNLRRCTYLVLDEADRMLDMGFEPQIRKIVEQIRPDRQTLMWSATWPKEVRNLAEDFLKEYIQLNVGSLSLAANHNILQIVDVCQEMEKDTKLRQLLEEIMAEKESKIIVFAETKRKVDDLTRRMRREGLRQLLNEMAQERAYKTIIFIETKRKVEDVTRGLRSTGWPAMCIHGDKSQQERDWVLSEFRSGRAPILVATDVAARGLDVDDVKFVINYDYPSCSEDYVHRIGRTGRSDKTGTAYTFFTADNCKQAKDLIEVLKEANQVVNPRLYEIMEMGRGGGGKGRNRWRGRDDDRRGGFGRDRDRSRPSGGRNGYTNGNGYAY
- the Rm62 gene encoding probable ATP-dependent RNA helicase DDX17 isoform X10 — translated: MSYRSSRRSPSRSRSRSRSRSRDRGRRDRDDWGRGGGYGGSGGGGRPSLKGRQPGERLRKPKWDLSRLAPFEKNFYQPTPVVVNRQPYEVEQYRNEKEITLRGKNIPNPIQYFTDYNFPDYVMAEIRRQGYEAPTPIQAQGWPISLQGRDFVGIAQTGSGKTLGYILPAIVHINHQPYLERGDGPIALILAPTRELAQQILTVAQDFGSSSKIRSTCVFGGAPKGPQIRDLERGVEICIATPGRLIDFLEAGKTNLRRCTYLVLDEADRMLDMGFEPQIRKIVEQIRPDRQTLMWSATWPKEVRNLAEDFLKEYIQLNVGSLSLAANHNILQIVDVCQEMEKDTKLRQLLNEMAQERAYKTIIFIETKRKVEDVTRGLRSTGWPAMCIHGDKSQQERDWVLSEFRSGRAPILVATDVAARGLDVDDVKFVINYDYPSCSEDYVHRIGRTGRSDKTGTAYTFFTADNCKQAKDLIEVLKEANQVVNPRLYEIMEMGRGGGGRNRWRGRDDDRRGGFGRDRDRSRPSGGRNGYTNGNGYAY
- the Rm62 gene encoding probable ATP-dependent RNA helicase DDX17 isoform X17 — translated: MSYRSSRRDDWGRGGGYGGSGGGGRPSLKGRQPGERLRKPKWDLSRLAPFEKNFYQPTPVVVNRQPYEVEQYRNEKEITLRGKNIPNPIQYFTDYNFPDYVMAEIRRQGYEAPTPIQAQGWPISLQGRDFVGIAQTGSGKTLGYILPAIVHINHQPYLERGDGPIALILAPTRELAQQILTVAQDFGSSSKIRSTCVFGGAPKGPQIRDLERGVEICIATPGRLIDFLEAGKTNLRRCTYLVLDEADRMLDMGFEPQIRKIVEQIRPDRQTLMWSATWPKEVRNLAEDFLKEYIQLNVGSLSLAANHNILQIVDVCQEMEKDTKLRQLLEEIMAEKESKIIVFAETKRKVDDLTRRMRREGWPAMCIHGDKSQQERDWVLSEFRSGRAPILVATDVAARGLDVDDVKFVINYDYPSCSEDYVHRIGRTGRSDKTGTAYTFFTADNCKQAKDLIEVLKEANQVVNPRLYEIMEMGRGGGGRNRWRGRDDDRRGGFGRDRDRSRPSGGRNGYTNGNGYAY
- the Rm62 gene encoding probable ATP-dependent RNA helicase DDX17 isoform X14, which codes for MSYRSSRRDDWGRGGGYGGSGGGGRPSLKGRQPGERLRKPKWDLSRLAPFEKNFYQPTPVVVNRQPYEVEQYRNEKEITLRGKNIPNPIQYFTDYNFPDYVMAEIRRQGYEAPTPIQAQGWPISLQGRDFVGIAQTGSGKTLGYILPAIVHINHQPYLERGDGPIALILAPTRELAQQILTVAQDFGSSSKIRSTCVFGGAPKGPQIRDLERGVEICIATPGRLIDFLEAGKTNLRRCTYLVLDEADRMLDMGFEPQIRKIVEQIRPDRQTLMWSATWPKEVRNLAEDFLKEYIQLNVGSLSLAANHNILQIVDVCQEMEKDTKLRQLLNEMAQERAYKTIIFIETKRKVEDVTRGLRSTGWPAMCIHGDKSQQERDWVLSEFRSGRAPILVATDVAARGLDVDDVKFVINYDYPSCSEDYVHRIGRTGRSDKTGTAYTFFTADNCKQAKDLIEVLKEANQVVNPRLYEIMEMGRGGGGKGRNRWRGRDDDRRGGFGRDRDRSRPSGGRNGYTNGNGYAY
- the Rm62 gene encoding probable ATP-dependent RNA helicase DDX17 isoform X16, with protein sequence MSYRSSRRDDWGRGGGYGGSGGGGRPSLKGRQPGERLRKPKWDLSRLAPFEKNFYQPTPVVVNRQPYEVEQYRNEKEITLRGKNIPNPIQYFTDYNFPDYVMAEIRRQGYEAPTPIQAQGWPISLQGRDFVGIAQTGSGKTLGYILPAIVHINHQPYLERGDGPIALILAPTRELAQQILTVAQDFGSSSKIRSTCVFGGAPKGPQIRDLERGVEICIATPGRLIDFLEAGKTNLRRCTYLVLDEADRMLDMGFEPQIRKIVEQIRPDRQTLMWSATWPKEVRNLAEDFLKEYIQLNVGSLSLAANHNILQIVDVCQEMEKDTKLRQLLNEMAQERAYKTIIFIETKRKVEDVTRGLRSTGWPAMCIHGDKSQQERDWVLSEFRSGRAPILVATDVAARGLDVDDVKFVINYDYPSCSEDYVHRIGRTGRSDKTGTAYTFFTADNCKQAKDLIEVLKEANQVVNPRLYEIMEMGRGGGGRNRWRGRDDDRRGGFGRDRDRSRPSGGRNGYTNGNGYAY
- the Rm62 gene encoding probable ATP-dependent RNA helicase DDX17 isoform X12: MSYRSSRRSRSRSRSRSRDRGRRDRDDWGRGGGYGGSGGGGRPSLKGRQPGERLRKPKWDLSRLAPFEKNFYQPTPVVVNRQPYEVEQYRNEKEITLRGKNIPNPIQYFTDYNFPDYVMAEIRRQGYEAPTPIQAQGWPISLQGRDFVGIAQTGSGKTLGYILPAIVHINHQPYLERGDGPIALILAPTRELAQQILTVAQDFGSSSKIRSTCVFGGAPKGPQIRDLERGVEICIATPGRLIDFLEAGKTNLRRCTYLVLDEADRMLDMGFEPQIRKIVEQIRPDRQTLMWSATWPKEVRNLAEDFLKEYIQLNVGSLSLAANHNILQIVDVCQEMEKDTKLRQLLNEMAQERAYKTIIFIETKRKVEDVTRGLRSTGWPAMCIHGDKSQQERDWVLSEFRSGRAPILVATDVAARGLDVDDVKFVINYDYPSCSEDYVHRIGRTGRSDKTGTAYTFFTADNCKQAKDLIEVLKEANQVVNPRLYEIMEMGRGGGGKGRNRWRGRDDDRRGGFGRDRDRSRPSGGRNGYTNGNGYAY
- the Rm62 gene encoding probable ATP-dependent RNA helicase DDX17 isoform X13, whose amino-acid sequence is MSYRSSRRSRSRSRSRSRDRGRRDRDDWGRGGGYGGSGGGGRPSLKGRQPGERLRKPKWDLSRLAPFEKNFYQPTPVVVNRQPYEVEQYRNEKEITLRGKNIPNPIQYFTDYNFPDYVMAEIRRQGYEAPTPIQAQGWPISLQGRDFVGIAQTGSGKTLGYILPAIVHINHQPYLERGDGPIALILAPTRELAQQILTVAQDFGSSSKIRSTCVFGGAPKGPQIRDLERGVEICIATPGRLIDFLEAGKTNLRRCTYLVLDEADRMLDMGFEPQIRKIVEQIRPDRQTLMWSATWPKEVRNLAEDFLKEYIQLNVGSLSLAANHNILQIVDVCQEMEKDTKLRQLLNEMAQERAYKTIIFIETKRKVEDVTRGLRSTGWPAMCIHGDKSQQERDWVLSEFRSGRAPILVATDVAARGLDVDDVKFVINYDYPSCSEDYVHRIGRTGRSDKTGTAYTFFTADNCKQAKDLIEVLKEANQVVNPRLYEIMEMGRGGGGRNRWRGRDDDRRGGFGRDRDRSRPSGGRNGYTNGNGYAY
- the Rm62 gene encoding probable ATP-dependent RNA helicase DDX17 isoform X3 yields the protein MSYRSSRRSPSRSRSRSRSRSRDRGRRDRDDWGRGGGYGGSGGGGRPSLKGRQPGERLRKPKWDLSRLAPFEKNFYQPTPVVVNRQPYEVEQYRNEKEITLRGKNIPNPIQYFTDYNFPDYVMAEIRRQGYEAPTPIQAQGWPISLQGRDFVGIAQTGSGKTLGYILPAIVHINHQPYLERGDGPIALILAPTRELAQQILTVAQDFGSSSKIRSTCVFGGAPKGPQIRDLERGVEICIATPGRLIDFLEAGKTNLRRCTYLVLDEADRMLDMGFEPQIRKIVEQIRPDRQTLMWSATWPKEVRNLAEDFLKEYIQLNVGSLSLAANHNILQIVDVCQEMEKDTKLRQLLEEIMAEKESKIIVFAETKRKVDDLTRRMRREGLRQLLNEMAQERAYKTIIFIETKRKVEDVTRGLRSTGWPAMCIHGDKSQQERDWVLSEFRSGRAPILVATDVAARGLDVDDVKFVINYDYPSCSEDYVHRIGRTGRSDKTGTAYTFFTADNCKQAKDLIEVLKEANQVVNPRLYEIMEMGRGGGGKGRNRWRGRDDDRRGGFGRDRDRSRPSGGRNGYTNGNGYAY